Proteins co-encoded in one Christiangramia fulva genomic window:
- the treF gene encoding alpha,alpha-trehalase TreF, whose translation MKNQIFFRFYYLLILFSIFSCRTGPDPEQELEMVDQEVEVLPPGELYGDLFYDAQNKQIFPDSKTFVDVVPEYNVGLIRQRYRMLDDTSKAAISEFIEQHFTVPGHDENTYKTDSSSIGEHITKLWEVLKRPADEQKSGTLIPLPNPYIVPGGRFREIYYWDSYFTMLGLQQDGEIKTIQNMVDNFAYLINEYGYIPNGNRTYYLGRSQPPFFAMMVKVLAESKGEKVLTKYLPELEKEYKFWMDGLDRLENEKAYRRVVKMKDGEILNRYWDDNATPRPESYREDINTAEAAVKKNPELSKEEVFRNLRAAAESGWDFSSRWLDKNEKGEYDLSTIHTTNIVPVDLNSLLYNLETTISKAASLAGDKEKADEFSKKAGARKAAIQKYLWNVKEGFYMDYNFKKQQLTGIYSLAAAYPLFFEIPTKEQAQKVASVIREKLLAPGGALTTNNNTGEQWDAPNGWAPLEWMTIKGLENYDLPLAKEIKSRWLKLNEDVYNRTYKMTEKYNVVDLSKESGGGEYPTQDGFGWSNGVYQKLSNE comes from the coding sequence ATGAAAAACCAAATTTTCTTCAGATTTTATTATTTACTCATTCTTTTTTCAATATTCTCATGTAGAACCGGTCCGGATCCTGAACAGGAACTTGAAATGGTTGACCAGGAAGTTGAAGTGCTTCCGCCTGGTGAGCTTTACGGCGATCTTTTCTATGATGCACAAAACAAACAGATTTTCCCGGATAGTAAGACCTTCGTAGATGTGGTGCCCGAATATAATGTGGGACTCATTCGCCAGCGCTATAGAATGCTTGATGATACCAGCAAAGCTGCGATCTCCGAATTTATTGAGCAGCATTTTACGGTCCCCGGGCATGATGAAAATACCTATAAAACCGATTCATCTTCGATTGGTGAACATATCACTAAACTATGGGAGGTTTTGAAAAGACCGGCCGATGAACAAAAATCGGGTACTCTCATTCCCCTTCCAAATCCTTATATAGTTCCCGGTGGACGTTTTCGTGAAATCTATTATTGGGACAGTTATTTTACCATGTTAGGCCTGCAGCAGGACGGTGAAATAAAAACCATTCAAAATATGGTTGATAATTTTGCTTATCTCATCAATGAGTACGGCTATATTCCTAACGGAAACCGAACTTATTACCTGGGTCGTTCCCAGCCTCCATTTTTCGCCATGATGGTAAAAGTTCTGGCAGAATCAAAAGGCGAGAAAGTGCTGACAAAATATTTACCCGAACTAGAGAAGGAATATAAATTCTGGATGGATGGCCTGGATAGACTCGAAAACGAAAAAGCCTACCGCCGGGTTGTAAAAATGAAAGACGGTGAAATTCTGAATCGCTATTGGGACGATAATGCCACGCCTCGGCCTGAAAGTTATCGCGAAGATATCAATACGGCCGAAGCAGCAGTAAAAAAGAATCCGGAACTAAGCAAAGAAGAGGTTTTTCGAAATCTTCGCGCCGCTGCTGAATCGGGCTGGGATTTTTCAAGTAGGTGGCTCGATAAAAATGAGAAGGGAGAATATGATCTTTCTACCATTCATACCACCAATATTGTCCCCGTAGATCTTAATTCCCTGCTTTACAACTTGGAAACCACCATTTCAAAAGCTGCTTCCCTGGCTGGAGATAAAGAAAAAGCAGATGAATTTTCTAAAAAAGCCGGTGCTCGTAAGGCCGCTATTCAAAAATATTTATGGAATGTGAAGGAAGGTTTTTATATGGATTATAATTTCAAAAAACAGCAGTTAACCGGTATCTATTCCCTTGCAGCTGCTTATCCCTTATTTTTTGAAATTCCCACTAAAGAACAGGCACAAAAGGTAGCCTCGGTGATCAGGGAAAAATTACTGGCTCCCGGTGGGGCGCTAACGACCAATAACAATACCGGGGAGCAGTGGGATGCTCCTAATGGCTGGGCACCTTTGGAATGGATGACCATCAAAGGCCTTGAAAATTATGATCTTCCTTTGGCAAAAGAAATAAAATCCCGTTGGCTGAAGCTTAATGAAGATGTATATAACCGCACCTATAAAATGACCGAAAAATACAATGTTGTTGATCTTTCCAAAGAAAGCGGTGGTGGTGAATATCCCACCCAGGACGGCTTTGGATGGAGCAATGGCGTTTATCAGAAACTTTCAAATGAATAA
- a CDS encoding trans-sulfuration enzyme family protein, with protein MKKPRGINTICTHIGELKDNEFKGAVSPLYMSTSYAFEEVETKRYPRYFNTPNQVALAKKMAALEHGEASLIFGSGMAAVSTSLMAFLKMGDHVVFQDALYGGTSNLVTEEFKKFGIEYTFAKDASVESLEKEIKKNTKLIYIETPSNPLLMITDMEAVAKLAKKHGLVSMIDNTFASPVNQNPIDFGIDIIIHSATKYMGGHSDILAGTVISSEENIDRIFQMAKNLGGSLSDYTVWLLERSLKTMGIRVKAQNENAMKLAEFLSSRPEVAKVFYPGLKDHPGHEIAKKQMHGFGGMLSFELKENFNASEFLKKLKLIKPSMSLAGVESTILLPAQTSHGLLTPEQREKQGINDNLMRFSVGIEEFEDLAEDLTQAMEN; from the coding sequence ATGAAGAAACCCAGAGGGATCAACACCATATGCACTCATATTGGTGAACTCAAAGACAATGAATTTAAAGGTGCTGTTTCACCCTTATACATGTCTACTTCCTATGCCTTTGAAGAGGTCGAAACCAAACGATATCCAAGATATTTTAATACTCCCAACCAGGTTGCCCTGGCAAAAAAGATGGCCGCGCTCGAGCATGGTGAAGCCTCATTGATCTTCGGAAGTGGTATGGCCGCTGTGAGTACCAGTTTAATGGCTTTTTTGAAGATGGGCGATCATGTGGTTTTTCAGGATGCGCTGTATGGAGGAACCAGTAATCTGGTGACCGAGGAATTTAAAAAATTTGGTATTGAATATACTTTCGCCAAAGATGCCAGTGTTGAATCCCTTGAAAAGGAGATTAAAAAGAATACTAAGCTTATTTATATTGAAACTCCTTCCAATCCGCTGTTGATGATCACCGATATGGAAGCCGTGGCAAAACTTGCGAAAAAGCACGGACTTGTAAGTATGATCGACAATACTTTTGCTTCCCCTGTGAATCAAAATCCTATTGATTTTGGTATCGATATAATAATTCATTCGGCTACAAAATATATGGGTGGGCATAGTGACATTCTTGCTGGAACGGTTATTTCTTCTGAAGAAAATATCGATCGGATCTTTCAAATGGCGAAGAACTTAGGCGGAAGCCTTAGCGATTATACCGTTTGGCTTTTGGAAAGAAGTCTTAAAACGATGGGTATTCGCGTGAAAGCTCAGAATGAAAACGCGATGAAACTGGCAGAATTTTTAAGTTCAAGACCTGAAGTGGCGAAAGTTTTCTATCCCGGATTGAAAGATCATCCCGGTCATGAAATTGCTAAAAAGCAAATGCACGGATTTGGGGGCATGCTCTCCTTTGAACTGAAAGAAAATTTTAATGCTTCAGAATTCCTTAAGAAGCTAAAACTCATAAAGCCTTCCATGAGCCTTGCCGGTGTGGAAAGTACCATTCTTTTGCCGGCGCAGACCTCACATGGACTTTTAACTCCCGAGCAGCGGGAAAAGCAGGGAATAAATGATAATCTTATGCGATTTTCAGTAGGTATTGAGGAATTTGAAGACCTGGCAGAAGATCTTACCCAGGCAATGGAAAATTAA
- a CDS encoding GNAT family N-acetyltransferase: MEIISWKPEYVEDFKNLNFQWLEEFFWVEPHDEEVLGKPQKYIIDPGGMIFFVRENEEIIGCVALMKMEEDTFELTKMAVKPGFRGKKIGQKLLQHTLKFAQDKGWKSLVIYSNRKLENAIHLYRKYRFEEIPIGENNPYSRGDIKLRLNLS, translated from the coding sequence ATGGAAATAATTTCATGGAAACCGGAATATGTCGAAGATTTCAAAAATCTGAATTTTCAGTGGCTGGAAGAGTTTTTTTGGGTGGAACCTCATGATGAAGAAGTTCTTGGAAAGCCTCAGAAATATATTATTGATCCAGGAGGAATGATCTTTTTTGTACGCGAAAATGAAGAAATAATCGGTTGCGTTGCATTGATGAAAATGGAAGAAGACACCTTTGAACTAACGAAAATGGCTGTCAAACCTGGATTCCGTGGAAAGAAAATCGGACAAAAGCTGCTTCAGCATACACTGAAGTTTGCTCAGGATAAAGGCTGGAAAAGCCTCGTTATTTATTCAAATCGAAAACTGGAAAACGCCATTCACCTTTACCGAAAATACAGATTTGAAGAAATTCCAATTGGAGAGAATAATCCATATTCCCGCGGCGATATAAAACTGAGATTGAACCTTTCTTAA
- a CDS encoding DUF1622 domain-containing protein, with protein sequence MEEVQLYIEYTAKFIEVAGIVTIVVGTFLALFKYLFSMQNSEGRSYRKLRQELGKAILLGLEILVAGDIIATVVTEPTMGRVLALAVIVLIRTFLSLSIELEIEGRFPWQRQPGEKRMEK encoded by the coding sequence ATGGAAGAAGTACAGCTTTACATAGAATATACAGCGAAATTTATAGAAGTAGCCGGAATTGTGACCATTGTAGTGGGAACCTTTTTAGCGCTTTTTAAATATCTTTTTTCCATGCAGAATTCTGAAGGACGATCTTATAGGAAGTTAAGACAGGAATTAGGAAAAGCTATTCTTTTGGGCTTGGAAATACTTGTTGCCGGCGATATTATCGCGACTGTTGTGACAGAACCAACCATGGGAAGAGTTTTGGCTCTGGCAGTTATAGTTTTGATAAGGACTTTCTTAAGTTTATCTATTGAACTGGAAATAGAAGGAAGGTTTCCCTGGCAGCGGCAGCCGGGAGAAAAAAGAATGGAAAAATAA
- the mazG gene encoding nucleoside triphosphate pyrophosphohydrolase, with protein MNSRKEQLKAFDRLLTIMDELREQCPWDRKQTMESLRHLTIEETYELGDAILDKDMEEIKKELGDVLLHLVFYAKIGSETNHFDIADVANSICDKLIDRHPHIYGDVEVENEEDVKKNWENLKLKEGKKSVLEGVPRSLPAVVKANRIQDKVAGVGFDWEEPQQVFEKLKEELAELQHEINSDNRDEIEAEFGDVLFSMVNYARFLKVNPENALERTNKKFIKRFQYLEKKARENKKHLKDMSLAEMDVFWNEAKKL; from the coding sequence ATGAATTCCAGAAAAGAACAGCTGAAGGCTTTTGATCGCTTATTGACGATAATGGACGAACTTCGGGAGCAATGTCCGTGGGACCGCAAACAAACTATGGAATCTCTTCGCCACCTGACCATTGAAGAAACCTATGAGCTTGGAGACGCTATCCTCGACAAGGATATGGAAGAAATTAAAAAAGAGCTTGGCGATGTGTTACTTCACCTCGTTTTCTATGCAAAAATAGGAAGTGAAACCAATCATTTTGATATAGCCGATGTGGCAAATAGCATTTGTGATAAGCTTATTGACCGGCATCCTCATATTTACGGTGATGTGGAAGTTGAAAATGAAGAAGATGTCAAAAAAAACTGGGAAAATCTGAAATTAAAAGAGGGTAAAAAAAGCGTTCTGGAAGGCGTGCCCCGGTCGCTGCCGGCAGTGGTAAAAGCGAACAGAATTCAGGATAAAGTAGCCGGGGTAGGATTTGATTGGGAAGAACCGCAGCAGGTCTTTGAAAAATTAAAAGAAGAACTTGCGGAACTGCAGCATGAGATCAACAGCGACAATCGGGATGAAATTGAAGCTGAATTTGGCGATGTTTTGTTCTCAATGGTCAATTACGCCAGGTTTCTGAAAGTTAATCCCGAGAATGCTCTTGAGCGGACCAATAAAAAATTTATTAAACGTTTTCAGTACCTCGAGAAGAAAGCCAGGGAAAATAAAAAGCATTTGAAGGATATGAGCCTTGCTGAAATGGATGTTTTCTGGAATGAAGCTAAAAAACTTTAA
- a CDS encoding formimidoylglutamase, with translation MERLKIYQKKDIEKLISTRKGEKKFGEELIFIKNLNELENHSAQYVLLGIPEDIGIRANSGKSGASKAWNAALKALVNIQINRYNDPSKMILLGELKCEEWMQKSANIDAQDPNYFAKYGDIVKEIDETLSEIIEKIVSKGKIPVIVGGGHNNAYGNIKGTAKALKKPIDVLNIDAHTDLRQLEHRHSGNGFSYAIEGQFLCKYHIFGLHKNYTPEYIFEEMELSENISFQFMEDLLEFPDEAHRKFQTVLKEMNCSDMGLELDCDSIADFPSSAMSPVGFTVNQVRDFIRKSKKTGVCRYFHICEAAPDDKNEGQVGKALAYFISDFIQN, from the coding sequence ATGGAAAGGCTGAAAATTTATCAGAAAAAAGACATTGAAAAATTGATTTCAACGAGGAAGGGCGAAAAGAAATTTGGTGAAGAGCTCATTTTTATAAAGAACCTTAATGAGCTGGAAAATCATTCTGCCCAATATGTTTTACTGGGAATTCCCGAAGATATTGGAATACGCGCCAACTCTGGTAAATCCGGAGCTTCCAAAGCCTGGAACGCGGCTTTGAAAGCGCTTGTAAATATTCAGATCAATCGGTATAACGATCCTTCAAAAATGATCCTTCTTGGAGAATTAAAGTGTGAAGAATGGATGCAAAAATCGGCGAATATCGATGCCCAGGATCCTAACTATTTTGCCAAATATGGAGATATTGTCAAAGAGATCGATGAAACGCTTTCCGAAATCATTGAAAAGATAGTTTCCAAAGGTAAAATTCCGGTAATAGTTGGCGGCGGCCATAACAATGCTTACGGGAACATCAAAGGCACGGCCAAAGCCCTTAAAAAACCTATTGATGTGCTGAATATCGATGCCCACACCGATCTTCGCCAGTTAGAACACCGGCATAGCGGTAATGGATTTAGTTATGCCATAGAAGGACAGTTCTTATGTAAATACCACATCTTCGGATTGCATAAAAATTACACTCCTGAATATATTTTCGAGGAGATGGAGCTTTCAGAAAATATCAGTTTTCAATTTATGGAAGATTTACTGGAGTTTCCCGATGAAGCCCACCGGAAATTTCAGACAGTTTTAAAAGAAATGAACTGCAGCGATATGGGCCTTGAACTCGATTGTGACTCCATTGCTGATTTTCCCAGCAGCGCCATGTCTCCCGTAGGATTTACCGTAAACCAGGTACGGGATTTTATCAGAAAAAGTAAGAAAACCGGGGTCTGCAGATATTTTCATATTTGCGAAGCAGCGCCGGATGATAAAAATGAAGGCCAGGTTGGGAAAGCCCTGGCCTATTTTATAAGTGATTTTATTCAGAATTAG
- a CDS encoding NAD(P)-dependent alcohol dehydrogenase yields MKNINAYAAKTKDSDLKPFNLDRREVLADDVKIDILYCGVCHSDIHTVRNDWGNSKYPVVPGHEIIGRVSEVGKNVSDFKEGDLVGVGCMVDSCQECASCKDDLEQYCENGFVGTYNGEDKHMGGHTYGGYSEMIVVDQKFVLRIPENLDTKAVAPLLCAGITTWSPLRQWNVKKGDKVGVIGLGGLGHMGVKFAHALGAHVVMITTSPSKAEDAKELGADEVLISKNEEEMKKHAGSFDFLLNTVPVGHDTNPYINLLKRDATMVLVGAIDSLGVHGGGLVMGRKRIAGSLIGGIKETQEMLDFCGKHNIVSDIEMIDIQNINEAYERVINSDVKYRFVIDMESLKN; encoded by the coding sequence ATGAAGAACATCAATGCCTATGCGGCCAAAACAAAAGATTCAGATCTTAAACCTTTTAATCTGGACCGGCGGGAAGTTCTTGCCGATGACGTGAAAATTGACATCCTTTATTGCGGCGTGTGCCACAGTGATATTCATACCGTAAGAAACGATTGGGGAAATTCCAAATATCCTGTGGTTCCGGGCCATGAAATTATAGGAAGAGTATCCGAAGTAGGTAAAAATGTTTCCGATTTTAAAGAAGGGGATCTTGTGGGAGTAGGTTGCATGGTAGATTCCTGCCAGGAATGTGCCTCTTGCAAAGATGATCTGGAACAATACTGTGAAAATGGATTTGTTGGCACCTATAACGGTGAGGACAAGCATATGGGCGGACATACCTACGGCGGTTATTCTGAAATGATCGTAGTAGATCAAAAATTCGTGCTTCGAATTCCGGAAAACCTGGACACCAAAGCAGTCGCTCCCCTTCTATGTGCCGGGATTACTACCTGGTCGCCGCTTCGACAGTGGAATGTAAAAAAAGGAGATAAAGTTGGGGTTATCGGCCTTGGAGGCCTTGGCCACATGGGAGTTAAATTTGCTCATGCATTGGGCGCCCATGTGGTAATGATCACCACTTCGCCTTCAAAAGCTGAAGATGCGAAGGAACTGGGTGCCGATGAGGTACTGATCTCAAAAAATGAGGAGGAAATGAAAAAACATGCCGGAAGCTTCGATTTTTTATTGAATACCGTCCCCGTTGGTCATGATACCAATCCATATATCAATCTGCTAAAACGAGACGCGACCATGGTACTGGTAGGAGCTATAGACTCTCTTGGCGTTCACGGTGGCGGCCTGGTGATGGGCAGAAAAAGAATTGCCGGTTCCTTAATTGGTGGGATAAAAGAAACACAAGAAATGCTCGATTTCTGCGGAAAGCATAATATCGTTTCAGATATTGAAATGATCGATATTCAGAATATTAATGAAGCTTATGAGAGAGTGATAAATTCAGATGTGAAATATCGATTCGTCATAGATATGGAGTCTTTGAAAAATTAG
- the bshB1 gene encoding bacillithiol biosynthesis deacetylase BshB1: MKLDILAVGSHPDDVELSCAGTLAKEIDRGKKVGILDLTRGELGTRGTAEIREKEAKAAAEILGVVLRHNLEFSDGFFENNTAHQLEIIKILRKYKPEIVICNAVEDRHIDHGKGAKLVSDACFLSGLRKIETIMDGKKQEAWRPKNVLHYIQWKNLKPDVVIDISGYIDKKLDAVRAYESQFFKKDSDEPETPISSSNFLESINYRARDLGRLINTDHAEGFTLERHVAVDSVFDLI; the protein is encoded by the coding sequence ATGAAATTAGATATACTCGCAGTAGGTTCACATCCCGATGATGTTGAGCTGAGCTGTGCAGGAACCCTGGCAAAAGAAATAGATAGAGGCAAAAAAGTAGGAATTTTAGATCTTACCCGTGGAGAATTGGGAACACGGGGAACGGCTGAAATTCGGGAAAAAGAAGCAAAAGCAGCCGCCGAAATCCTTGGTGTGGTATTGCGCCACAACCTGGAATTCAGTGATGGTTTTTTTGAGAATAATACTGCCCATCAACTGGAGATCATTAAAATTCTTAGAAAATATAAACCGGAGATCGTTATCTGCAATGCGGTGGAAGACCGTCATATCGACCATGGAAAGGGCGCAAAACTGGTAAGTGATGCCTGCTTTTTGAGTGGCCTCAGGAAGATAGAAACCATTATGGATGGTAAAAAACAGGAGGCCTGGCGGCCAAAAAATGTGCTGCATTATATTCAATGGAAAAATCTTAAACCTGATGTGGTGATCGATATTTCAGGGTATATTGATAAAAAGCTTGACGCGGTAAGAGCTTACGAATCGCAATTCTTCAAAAAGGATAGCGATGAGCCTGAAACTCCTATTTCCAGCAGTAACTTCCTGGAAAGCATTAACTACCGTGCCCGTGACCTGGGAAGGCTTATCAATACAGATCATGCTGAAGGTTTTACGCTTGAAAGGCATGTCGCCGTAGATTCGGTTTTTGACCTTATTTAA
- the hutI gene encoding imidazolonepropionase, which translates to MKLLITNIKELLQVREKPVRKVSGEEMKFLPTIKNAWLLIEDDKIADFGAMKDIPEMLVDKEIDATGKMLLPTWCDSHTHIVYAGNREQEFADRINGLTYEEIASRGGGILNSAKTLQETSEEDLYKQSAARLEEVMKLGTGAIEIKSGYGLTKEAELKMLRVIKKLKQNYELPVKATFLGAHAIPSEYKKDPEAYLKLVIEKILPEVAEDGTAEYIDIFCEKGYFSVEDTQKLLKAASKFGLRPKIHVNQFNAIGGVKAGVENNALSVDHLEVMNEEDIEILKNSETMPVALPSCSLFLSIPYTPARRVIDAGLPLALATDFNPGSTPSGNMNLVVSLACIKMNMTPEEAINAATINGAYAMNLSESVGSITKGKQANLILTKEIPSYTFLPYAFGTNSIESVFINGKEI; encoded by the coding sequence ATGAAATTATTGATCACCAACATCAAAGAATTACTACAGGTAAGGGAGAAGCCGGTCAGGAAAGTTTCGGGAGAAGAAATGAAGTTTTTGCCTACGATAAAAAATGCATGGCTCCTTATAGAAGATGATAAAATAGCCGATTTTGGTGCTATGAAAGACATTCCGGAAATGCTGGTAGATAAAGAAATTGATGCTACCGGAAAAATGCTGTTGCCAACCTGGTGCGATTCCCACACTCATATTGTGTACGCCGGAAATCGTGAGCAGGAATTTGCCGACAGGATAAACGGCCTCACTTATGAAGAAATTGCCAGTCGTGGCGGTGGAATTCTCAACAGTGCCAAAACCCTTCAGGAAACTTCAGAAGAAGATCTTTATAAGCAATCGGCGGCAAGGCTGGAAGAAGTTATGAAACTGGGTACCGGGGCCATTGAGATAAAATCGGGCTATGGCCTCACAAAAGAAGCCGAATTGAAAATGCTTCGGGTAATCAAAAAATTAAAGCAGAATTATGAGCTTCCGGTAAAGGCAACTTTTCTGGGAGCGCATGCGATTCCTTCAGAATATAAAAAAGATCCCGAAGCTTATCTTAAACTCGTTATTGAAAAAATACTTCCGGAAGTAGCTGAAGATGGAACAGCCGAGTATATTGATATTTTCTGTGAAAAAGGATATTTCAGCGTGGAAGACACTCAAAAACTCTTAAAAGCAGCCTCGAAATTTGGTTTACGGCCCAAGATCCACGTCAACCAGTTCAATGCGATTGGCGGCGTAAAAGCAGGTGTGGAAAACAACGCATTGAGCGTCGATCATCTTGAAGTAATGAATGAGGAGGATATTGAGATTTTGAAAAATTCTGAAACCATGCCCGTAGCCCTTCCCTCCTGCTCTCTTTTCCTTAGTATTCCTTATACTCCTGCCAGAAGGGTCATAGATGCCGGCCTTCCCCTTGCTCTGGCAACCGATTTCAATCCCGGCAGCACGCCCAGCGGAAATATGAACCTGGTGGTTTCCCTCGCCTGTATTAAAATGAACATGACGCCTGAAGAGGCGATCAACGCTGCGACCATTAACGGTGCTTATGCGATGAACCTCAGCGAGAGTGTTGGCAGTATCACAAAAGGCAAACAGGCAAATTTGATCCTTACAAAAGAAATTCCTTCCTATACTTTTTTACCTTATGCTTTTGGTACAAATTCAATTGAATCGGTTTTTATAAACGGAAAAGAGATCTGA
- a CDS encoding class I SAM-dependent methyltransferase, giving the protein MLCSLCNAGTRKFEIFQKREFLQCTNCKAILLHFKNYLSPETEKARYKLHENDVEDEGYIRFVQPLVERIIQDFPNTSRGLDFGCGTGPVATTELKKQGFEISLYDPYFMPDPQVLKSKYDFIFCSEVMEHFHKPASEFALLKSLLKDQGKIYCKTSLWNENIDFETWYYKNDPTHVIFYHSESLHWIKEKFRFRKLEILPNLIVFEN; this is encoded by the coding sequence ATGCTTTGCAGTTTATGCAATGCCGGTACCCGTAAATTTGAAATTTTTCAGAAACGGGAATTTCTGCAATGTACAAACTGCAAAGCCATTCTTCTACACTTCAAAAATTACCTCTCTCCCGAAACTGAGAAAGCCCGTTATAAACTGCATGAAAACGATGTGGAAGATGAAGGCTATATCCGTTTTGTACAACCTCTGGTAGAAAGAATAATCCAGGATTTCCCGAACACTTCCCGAGGTCTTGATTTTGGCTGTGGAACCGGTCCAGTTGCCACAACCGAATTAAAGAAACAGGGATTTGAGATAAGCCTTTACGATCCCTATTTTATGCCTGATCCACAGGTATTGAAAAGCAAATATGATTTTATTTTCTGTTCAGAGGTGATGGAACATTTTCATAAACCAGCCTCCGAATTTGCTTTACTGAAATCGCTTCTGAAAGATCAGGGGAAAATTTACTGCAAGACCTCATTATGGAACGAAAACATCGATTTTGAGACCTGGTATTATAAGAACGATCCCACTCACGTGATTTTTTACCACTCCGAAAGTCTGCACTGGATCAAAGAGAAATTCCGGTTTCGGAAACTCGAAATTTTACCGAATTTAATTGTTTTCGAAAATTAA